Within Blattabacterium cuenoti, the genomic segment TTTTGGAAAAAAAGACTTATCGTTTTTTATTTTATTTTTTGAGAAATAAGTTTCAAAAGTAAGAGATGTTGGATTTTTTTTCTCTATCCATGGTTCTGTAAAAGAAAGTCCATAAGATTTTTTATCTTTTCCAAATTGACTAAATAATAATAATTTTTGTCCTTCTCCTTGAGGGATAGGATTCCAATTCCATTTCAAAAAATTAAGAAGAGAAAAATTTCCAAAACTTAATTTTAAGTTTCCAAGAAGTTTTCCTTTTTCATATCCTCCATGCAATTTGATTTGATTAGATCCTTTTTCAACTACATGCCATTCTATATCTACACGATCATGCTCCTTATTGGGTTTAATATATGGATAAATTTTATTTGTCTCAAACAGATTTAAATTTACCAAACGAAGTAAACTAGATTTTATTTCTTTAGGAGAAAGAAGATCTCCTGGAGAAGTGGTTAATTCACGTCTAATAACATGATCTTTAGTGATTGTATTTCCTGATATATTTACTTTCTTTATATATACTGGATGATTTTCTTCTATTTTTATCTCTAGATGAACTTGATTTTTATTATCTATTTTTGTTTCTATAGGAACAATTTTTGCGAAAAAATATCCTCTATCTAAATAATTTGAAATAATACTATATGCATAATCTGAATTAGAAATATTGTTATTAATTCCAATTTTATCATAAGGATCTCCTTTTTTATAAACAAGAATTTTTCTCAAAAAATCTGTTTTAAAAACAGTATTTCCTATAAAATTAACATCTCCTAAAGAATATTGATTTCCTTCAATCACTTTTATTTTTATGCTATAATTGCCAGATTCTTCTTTCCATATCGTATCTAAAATCACTTTAGCATCTAGAAATCCCATTGAGAAATATTTTTCTCTAATATTTTTTAAATCATCTTTTATTTTTTCATCTACGAAAAGAAAAGGTTTTTCTATTATGGGAATATAAAATTTATTTCTAGTCTTAGTCATAAGACTCATCAACATTTTTTGACTTAAAATTTTATTTCCATCAAATAAAATACTTTCTATAAAAGTCTTTTTTCCTTTTCTCACAGAGAGATTTAAAATATTCTTCTTTTTTTTACAAAATAGAATATTTTTTTTTATATAAATTTCTTTATATCCTTTTTTAAGATAATAATCTTTAATTTCATTATGAAGAGATTGAATTAAATCATAAGAAATTTTCTCTCCTTCACGTATTTTTTGAACAGTGTCAAATTGTGTTATTCCAGTCCCTTTTATATTTATTTTGTGAATTTCTATTGAATCTTCTAAATCAAAAAGCAAATCAATTTCATTTTCTTTTGATGAAAATCTATCCTTTTTATAAAAAATAGAAATCTTTTTAAAAAGATTACTTTTCCATAATTCTTTAATGATATCATCTATTTTTTTCCCAGGAATTTCAATCTTATCTCCAATAGAAAGATGAGACAAATTTGAAATAAAAATAGGATCATATTTTGTTTTTCCTATGATTTTAATATTTTTTACAATGAAAAAAGAATTTTTATTTTCTTGAATTCCATTTTCTATTCCTATTTGATTTGTTTTAGCAAATAAGAAATGTATTTGTATTATTATTAAAAAGAAAAATATTCTATTTATCTTTTTTTTCATATTCATTCTTGGTTCATAAAATGAAACGCTTAATTAAGTTATCCTTATCCAACTTTTCCAAATCTACGTTTCCTTTTTTGATAATTTATTATAGCTTCAAAAAAATCTTTTTTACGAAAATCTGGCCATAAAACATTGGTAAAATAAAATTCTGCATAAGCAGATTGCCAAAGTAAAAAATTACTGATACGTTGTTCTCCACTAGTTCTAATTATAAGATCTACATCTGGAATATCATTAGTATATAAATGATTTTTAAAAGAAGAATGAGTTACATCATTTAATGACAAATGTCCAATTTTAACTTTTTCAGCAATATTTTTTGTTGCTCTCAAAATCTCCTCTCTTCCTCCATAACTTAAGGCTAAAATTAAAGTTCCCGATGTATTATGTTTCGTTTTTTTTCTAAAAAAAATCAATTCTTCTTGAATTAATTTAGAAAATTTTTCTATTTCTCCTATAGGAATAATTTTGACATTATTTTCATGAATTTCTTCTAAATGACTTTTTAAATTAACATGAAATAGACGCATTAAATTATCTATTTCCTTTTTTGGACGATTCCAGTTTTCTGAGGAAAAAACATATAAAGTAATATAGGGAATTCCTAATTCTTTTCCAACACTTATAGTTTCTCTTACAGATTGAATTGCATTTTCATGACCAAATGTTCTTAACTTCCCTCTTTTTTCGGCCCAACGTCCATTCCCATCCATAATAATGGCTACATGATGAGGAATATTTTTGTAATTTATTTTTTCTAACAAATTTTCCATAAAATCATAATCCATAGTTCTATTCGACTCTACTTAACTTTTTTAGTAGACTAATAATTAAACTAACAAATATATATAGAAAATTAAGAAAAGATAGACTGTTTTTATTTTAATTTCTTTGATCCATTCCCCATAATAATTTTTCTCGTAAAGTTTTATAGTAAGTTTGTTTTTTTTCTTGAATTAAATATATATAAAAAGGAGCTTTTCTAATAGATAATTCATTCTCCTGACTTAAAGAAGTAAGCCGAGTGTCCAAAGACAAAGAATAAGATTGAACACGACTATGTATTTTTAAATGTACTTTTTGATGATCTGAAATAATTAATGGACGTGAAAATAAATTGTGTGGAGATATAGGAGTAAGAACAAAATTTTTATTATCTGGAGTAATAATTGGCCCTCCACAACTTAAAGAATATCCGGTAGAACCAGTAGGTGTAGAGATAATTAATCCATCTGCCCAATAAGATGTTAAAAATTCATTATCTATATATGCATCTATAGTAATCATGGAAACTGTTTCTTTACGAAAAATCACTATTTCATTTAACGCAAAATTAAAAAATAGATCATGATTTTTTATGATCGAAGTTTCTAACCATAATAAACTGCGAGGAATTAAATGAAATTTTTGATTAAAAATTTGATCTATTTTTTTTAGAAAAACATCCTTGTTAAAAGTTGCTAAAAATCCTAAATTTCCTGTATTGACTCCAACAATAGGAATTCCTGAATCTCTAATTAGAGTAATAGCAGATAATATAGTTCCATCTCCTCCAAAAGTAAACATTAAACTGAAATCTTTTGTTAATTCCTTATAATGAGAAAAAATTGGAAAATTCAAATTTTTAAATTCTTCAAAAGAAGATAAAACATTAAAAAATGATTTCTCAATATAAATTTTTATTGAATGATTTGATATATAGCCTATGAACTGTTTCATGTATGGAATATTTTTCTTAACAAATTTTTGTCCATATACGGCTATTTTCATTGTGTATTTACTTAATTTTTTTTTCTTAAAATAAATAAAAATTACAAATTTTATTGATTTATTCACATTTTACTTAATTAGTTTCGTCTTAATTAAACTAAATTTGTTTTTTTTGTTTCTTTAAAAAAAGAAAACAATGAAACAATCTTTATTTCATGCTAAAGTTCTTTTGTTTGGAGAATATGGAATTTTGGAAAATTCTAGTGGACTTTCTATTCCTCATGATTCCTATCAAGGAACTTTAAAATTTCAATCTACTTCTTCTAGAGAATTTTTTTCTTCTAATTTAGAATTAGAAAAATATTTTAAATTTTTATTTTTTCTAGAAAAAAATAAAAATTTAGTTTCATTAAATCTGAAAAAATTATATGAGGATATTCAAAAAGGAATTTTTTTTTATTCAAACATTCCTCAAAAATATGGAATTGGAAGTTCAGGTGCATTAGTTGCCGCTATTTATGAGAAATATGCTATAAGTAAATTGAAAAAATGTACAAAAAAACACGAAAACATAATAAATTTAAGGAAAATATTTAGTCAAATGGAATCTTTTTTTCACGGAAAAAGTTCTGGAATTGATCCTTTAATTTGTTACTTAAATATTCCTTTGCTTATTCGTTCAGAAACGAATATCTCTTCTATAAGAATTCCTACAAAAAGAATAAAAAAAGGAAAAGGAGCTATTTTTTTACTAGATTCAGGAAAACCCAGTAAAACATCATCCATGATAAAATTTTTTTTAGAAAAATTAAAACATGATAAATTTAGAAAAATATTGAAAGAAGAATTTATAAAATATAATGAAAAATGTATAGAAACTTTTCTTAAAGGAGATTTTAAAGTTTTACTAAAACACGTCAAGTTACTTTCCGCTTGGGTTTTTCATCATTTTCGTCCTATGATTCCAAAAAATTTTTTGAAAATATGGGAAGAAGGACTTTTCACGAACATACATTATCTAAAATTGTGTGGTTCTGGAGGAGGAGGTTTCTTATTAGTATTTACTCCAAATTATGATTTATCTATAAAAAAACTAAAAAAATATACAACAGAAGTTCTTTTTCGTTTTTAAAGAAAAAAAGTTGATAATGAACAAAAAAAAAGATGGGTTTATACGATTAAATCATTACTTATCTAATGCAGGTATTTCTTCAAGAAGAAAATCTGATCAATTGATTCAATCAGGAGTTGTAGAAGTGAATGGAAAATATGTTTCAAAACTAGGAACTATAATTCACGTAAATGATATTGTCAAATTACATGGACATCGCATTAAAAATAAAAAAAAAATATATATACTTCTTAATAAACCAAAAGGAGTTATCACTTCTACAAGTGACAGATATAAAAGAAAAACAGTTATGGATTTAATACCAAATTTTTCTAATAATCGAGTCTTCCCTGTAGGAAGACTCGATCGTTTAACCACAGGAGTCTTACTTCTTACAAATGATGGATCTCTCACTGAAAAATTAACTCATCCAAAATATAATATTAAAAAAATATATCATGTTTTATTAAACAAAAAAATTAAACCCCAAGATATTGATCTCATTAGAAAAGGAAAGATATCTCTTTATGAAGGAAGAATCAAAGTTGATTTTATTTCCTGCGGAAATAGAAAAAATAGAATAAAAATAGGATTACATATAGGATGGAATAGAGTGATTAGACGCCTTTTTAAAAAACTAACTTATCAAGTTATACAACTAGACAGAGTGAATTTTGGAGGATTCACTAAAAAAAATCTTAAAGTAGGATGTTGGTGTTTTTTAAATAAAAAAGAAATAAATAACACAATAAAAATTCATGAAAAAAATAAGCATTATTAATGGTCCTAATTTAAATCTTTTAGGAAAAAGAGAACCAGAATTATATGGAACTGAAAGTTTTGTATACTTCCTGAAAAAATTGAAAAAAAAAAACTTTTTTGTGATATAGATATCACTTATTATCAAAGTAATCACGAAGGAAAAATTATAGACATTTTACATGTTGTTGGATTTCAATCAGATGGAATTGTAATTAATGCGGGAGCTTACACTCATACATCTTTAGGGATTGCTGATGCTATTAAATCAATCCCAGCTCCAGTTATAGAAGTTCATATTTCTAATGTCCATTCAAGGGAATCTTTTAGAAAAAGATCATTTTTATCTTCTGTATGCAAAGGAACTATTTTTGGATTTGGATTAAAATCTTATGAGTTGGGAATAATCAGTTTTTTTTTATAAAATTTATTTCAAATTATGAAATTTTTCAATAAAACGAATAATTTTTTCTTTTCCATATTTTTTCTTTACAGAAACTTGAAAACATTTAGGAATTGAAAAAAATTTTTTTTCAATTTTTTTTTTATGTAAAAAAATATTTTTATTAAGATTTCTTTTATTTAATTTATCTGTTTTTGTAAAAATAATACAAAAATGAATTCCAAATATTTTCAATTTTTGCATGAAATCTATATCCATTTTTTGTAGTGTAATTCTGCAATCAATTAATAAAAACAAACAAGTAAAATTTTTATGAAAAATGTAGTCTTTGATTAATTTATCTGTTTTTTTTTTTCTCTCTTTTTTTTAGTAGAATACCCATATCCGGGTAAATCTATTAAATACCATTGATGATTTATTAAAAAATAATTAATAAATTCTGTTCTTCCAGGATGGGAAGAAACTCTGGCAAGTTTTTTTCCAATAATAAGATTAATTAAACTAGATTTTCCTACATTAGAACGTCCAGCAAAAACATATTTAGGGAAATCAGAAAAAAAGAATTGATTTGAAGTGACCATACTTCCTTTAAATTGTGCTGAAAGAATTTTCATAGTTTTTTTTTTCAAATTTAGAAAGCCATTTTTCTAATATTTCTATAAATTTTTTTGGATGTTCCATCATAGGAACATGTCCGCATTTGTCTATCCAATGTAATTCAGAATGAGGAAGCAGCCTATAAAATTCTTTCGCTACTTCTGGAGGGGTTACATGATCTTGTTTTCCCCAAATTAAACAAATAGGCTGATGAATCATAGACAAATCTTTTGA encodes:
- a CDS encoding BamA/OMP85 family outer membrane protein, which translates into the protein MKKKINRIFFFLIIIQIHFLFAKTNQIGIENGIQENKNSFFIVKNIKIIGKTKYDPIFISNLSHLSIGDKIEIPGKKIDDIIKELWKSNLFKKISIFYKKDRFSSKENEIDLLFDLEDSIEIHKINIKGTGITQFDTVQKIREGEKISYDLIQSLHNEIKDYYLKKGYKEIYIKKNILFCKKKKNILNLSVRKGKKTFIESILFDGNKILSQKMLMSLMTKTRNKFYIPIIEKPFLFVDEKIKDDLKNIREKYFSMGFLDAKVILDTIWKEESGNYSIKIKVIEGNQYSLGDVNFIGNTVFKTDFLRKILVYKKGDPYDKIGINNNISNSDYAYSIISNYLDRGYFFAKIVPIETKIDNKNQVHLEIKIEENHPVYIKKVNISGNTITKDHVIRRELTTSPGDLLSPKEIKSSLLRLVNLNLFETNKIYPYIKPNKEHDRVDIEWHVVEKGSNQIKLHGGYEKGKLLGNLKLSFGNFSLLNFLKWNWNPIPQGEGQKLLLFSQFGKDKKSYGLSFTEPWIEKKNPTSLTFETYFSKNKIKNDKSFFPKNEEIFLEKIGSSIYWDKFLTFLDPYSKIRLSTCYDKFFYKKSHSDPFLRLNNLNYLISFQRFYGDPDLIYPIDGSKIQVDTIFTLPYSLVLKNKNKNQLDWMEFFKIKMVSYWYKKIVDQMVIKVGGEFGILGNNEKNYFSFHKFSMGGNKLEDRDHISLRGYSDHEDLTPNDGGIIYNKSLFEIRYLIKSFSNENENLSKFWTSFFLEGGSISDSYKKFNPFKMNKSFGVGFRMFFSPIGFFGIDFGHPIIMGISSNNEEGKDHFKSKWKTHFIIGQD
- a CDS encoding isoprenyl transferase; this translates as MENLLEKINYKNIPHHVAIIMDGNGRWAEKRGKLRTFGHENAIQSVRETISVGKELGIPYITLYVFSSENWNRPKKEIDNLMRLFHVNLKSHLEEIHENNVKIIPIGEIEKFSKLIQEELIFFRKKTKHNTSGTLILALSYGGREEILRATKNIAEKVKIGHLSLNDVTHSSFKNHLYTNDIPDVDLIIRTSGEQRISNFLLWQSAYAEFYFTNVLWPDFRKKDFFEAIINYQKRKRRFGKVG
- a CDS encoding NAD kinase, whose translation is MKIAVYGQKFVKKNIPYMKQFIGYISNHSIKIYIEKSFFNVLSSFEEFKNLNFPIFSHYKELTKDFSLMFTFGGDGTILSAITLIRDSGIPIVGVNTGNLGFLATFNKDVFLKKIDQIFNQKFHLIPRSLLWLETSIIKNHDLFFNFALNEIVIFRKETVSMITIDAYIDNEFLTSYWADGLIISTPTGSTGYSLSCGGPIITPDNKNFVLTPISPHNLFSRPLIISDHQKVHLKIHSRVQSYSLSLDTRLTSLSQENELSIRKAPFYIYLIQEKKQTYYKTLREKLLWGMDQRN
- a CDS encoding mevalonate kinase family protein; amino-acid sequence: MKQSLFHAKVLLFGEYGILENSSGLSIPHDSYQGTLKFQSTSSREFFSSNLELEKYFKFLFFLEKNKNLVSLNLKKLYEDIQKGIFFYSNIPQKYGIGSSGALVAAIYEKYAISKLKKCTKKHENIINLRKIFSQMESFFHGKSSGIDPLICYLNIPLLIRSETNISSIRIPTKRIKKGKGAIFLLDSGKPSKTSSMIKFFLEKLKHDKFRKILKEEFIKYNEKCIETFLKGDFKVLLKHVKLLSAWVFHHFRPMIPKNFLKIWEEGLFTNIHYLKLCGSGGGGFLLVFTPNYDLSIKKLKKYTTEVLFRF
- a CDS encoding pseudouridine synthase, producing the protein MNKKKDGFIRLNHYLSNAGISSRRKSDQLIQSGVVEVNGKYVSKLGTIIHVNDIVKLHGHRIKNKKKIYILLNKPKGVITSTSDRYKRKTVMDLIPNFSNNRVFPVGRLDRLTTGVLLLTNDGSLTEKLTHPKYNIKKIYHVLLNKKIKPQDIDLIRKGKISLYEGRIKVDFISCGNRKNRIKIGLHIGWNRVIRRLFKKLTYQVIQLDRVNFGGFTKKNLKVGCWCFLNKKEINNTIKIHEKNKHY
- a CDS encoding GTP-binding protein, which translates into the protein MKILSAQFKGSMVTSNQFFFSDFPKYVFAGRSNVGKSSLINLIIGKKLARVSSHPGRTEFINYFLINHQWYLIDLPGYGYSTKKKREKKKQIN